One genomic segment of Candidatus Poseidoniia archaeon includes these proteins:
- a CDS encoding 3-methyl-2-oxobutanoate hydroxymethyltransferase, with protein sequence MAPASDARRITTNTLQAMKQDGEKIAMLTAYDYSLARLVDGAGVDVILVGDSASNVMAGNETTVPITLDQMIYHASGVVKGAQRALVVVDLPFGTYQGDSKAA encoded by the coding sequence ATGGCACCCGCCAGCGACGCCCGCCGTATTACCACCAACACGCTGCAGGCGATGAAGCAGGATGGCGAGAAAATCGCGATGCTGACCGCCTACGATTATTCGCTGGCGCGGCTGGTCGATGGCGCCGGGGTGGACGTCATCCTCGTCGGCGATTCCGCCTCCAACGTGATGGCGGGCAACGAGACCACCGTCCCCATCACGCTCGACCAGATGATTTACCACGCCAGCGGCGTCGTTAAGGGAGCGCAGCGCGCGCTCGTCGTGGTGGACCTGCCGTTCGGCACTTACCAGGGTGACTCGAAAGCGGCG
- the ndhC gene encoding NADH-quinone oxidoreductase subunit A: MLGHDYIPIGIFAVIALTFPLLNFFIGRFFRPDYGNPLKRSTYECGETPVGEAHIQFHFQYYMFAILFVVFDLVVVFLMLWVLVYTSLDTSAKLVMFLFVGMTLLALYYALKKEEVIWI; encoded by the coding sequence GTGCTCGGTCACGACTATATCCCAATCGGGATTTTCGCGGTCATTGCGCTCACGTTCCCGCTGCTGAATTTCTTCATCGGACGGTTCTTCCGGCCCGATTACGGGAACCCGTTGAAGCGCTCGACTTACGAGTGTGGTGAAACGCCGGTCGGCGAGGCGCACATCCAGTTCCACTTCCAGTACTACATGTTCGCCATCCTCTTCGTGGTCTTCGACCTCGTCGTGGTTTTCCTGATGCTGTGGGTGCTGGTCTACACCAGCCTCGATACCAGCGCCAAGCTGGTTATGTTCCTCTTCGTCGGGATGACTCTGCTTGCGCTCTACTACGCGCTGAAGAAGGAGGAGGTTATCTGGATATGA
- the nuoB gene encoding NADH-quinone oxidoreductase subunit NuoB: MEDPPSGDWLTLRSDQFLNWVDDAVYNIAEQTGIRDVVNRVTRPIFNWGLRYSPWPLHFGIMCCALEMGAAGGPDHDSERMGVVYRSSPRQCDILIVNGPVCEKLRPKLKTLYEQMADPKWVIAMGECAIGGGPYWDSYSVVAGADTFIPVDVYIPGCPVRPEALMHGFLTLQKKIREQEPGYFLRR, encoded by the coding sequence ATGGAGGACCCCCCGTCAGGCGACTGGCTGACGCTGCGCTCCGACCAGTTCCTGAACTGGGTCGACGACGCGGTCTACAACATCGCCGAACAGACCGGCATCCGCGACGTCGTCAACCGTGTCACGCGCCCGATTTTCAACTGGGGGCTGCGCTACTCTCCCTGGCCGCTCCATTTCGGTATCATGTGCTGCGCGCTCGAGATGGGCGCTGCGGGCGGGCCGGACCACGATTCCGAGCGCATGGGAGTGGTCTACCGCTCCTCGCCGCGGCAGTGCGATATCCTGATTGTAAACGGCCCGGTCTGCGAGAAATTGCGCCCCAAACTGAAGACGCTCTACGAGCAAATGGCCGACCCGAAGTGGGTCATCGCGATGGGCGAGTGTGCCATTGGCGGCGGCCCCTACTGGGACTCCTATTCGGTCGTCGCGGGCGCTGATACCTTCATTCCCGTGGATGTCTACATTCCCGGCTGCCCCGTCCGGCCCGAGGCGCTGATGCACGGCTTCCTGACGCTGCAGAAGAAGATTCGCGAGCAGGAGCCGGGATATTTCCTGAGGCGCTGA
- a CDS encoding NADH-quinone oxidoreductase subunit C, which translates to METGQLVQTLGKREGASDGSVLRSRVGRISITREASQTFFSALKNDFGFDHCSLISAVDNQTSFELVYHFSKVDATGQMLEVHVDLPRDTPTIGSITHLWGGADWHEREAYDLMGIYFIGHPDLKRVLLPDGFAGHPLRKDYVYEIHEEEW; encoded by the coding sequence ATGGAAACCGGGCAACTCGTTCAGACTCTGGGAAAGCGTGAAGGTGCCAGTGACGGTTCTGTACTGCGCTCCCGCGTCGGCCGCATCTCAATAACGCGCGAGGCGAGCCAGACATTTTTCAGCGCGCTGAAAAATGACTTCGGCTTTGACCACTGCTCGCTGATTTCGGCGGTCGATAACCAGACCAGCTTCGAACTGGTCTACCACTTCTCGAAAGTTGACGCGACCGGGCAGATGCTTGAAGTCCACGTTGATTTGCCGCGCGACACGCCGACTATCGGCTCCATCACCCATCTCTGGGGCGGGGCGGACTGGCACGAGCGCGAGGCGTACGACCTGATGGGCATCTACTTCATCGGGCATCCCGACCTGAAGCGGGTGCTGCTGCCCGATGGCTTTGCAGGGCATCCACTGCGCAAGGACTACGTCTACGAAATCCACGAGGAGGAGTGGTAA
- a CDS encoding NADH-quinone oxidoreductase subunit NuoD encodes MGPQHPMTHGLWNLRIKVNGETITDAEPELGYLHRSVEKIGERRKYFMNTTLTDRLCYASAMTWTHCYCLTAEELMGIEAPPRAQYIRTVVLELQRIASHLMWLGAYLPDLGLITGFLYGMRDREMFLNLLEIPSGGRLLYNYVRIGGVKRDLPPGFEAKAERVMQTLERRLKEYENLYDNSKIFRMRNDGVGVYSASDAINWGITGPNLRSAGVPFDLRQADSYDAYPELDFEPVTNTAAGGGSDCFSRYRQRVDEMHQSMDLVRQTLAKMPEGKVMADSVPLRASGEAFRRTEDSRGEALMYLVGDGSDRPYRWKIRSPMFTTVSAAPHFLKGYKVADVPAIMGSIDMCIGETDK; translated from the coding sequence ATGGGCCCGCAACACCCGATGACCCACGGGTTGTGGAATTTGCGCATCAAGGTCAACGGCGAGACCATCACTGATGCCGAGCCCGAACTGGGTTACCTGCACCGCTCTGTCGAGAAAATTGGCGAGCGCCGCAAGTACTTCATGAACACGACGCTCACCGACCGGCTCTGCTACGCCAGCGCGATGACCTGGACCCATTGCTACTGCCTCACGGCCGAGGAGCTTATGGGGATCGAGGCACCGCCCCGCGCGCAATACATCCGCACGGTCGTGCTCGAGCTACAGCGCATCGCCAGCCACCTGATGTGGCTCGGTGCCTACCTGCCCGACCTGGGGCTGATTACCGGTTTCCTCTACGGCATGCGCGACCGCGAGATGTTCCTGAACCTGCTCGAAATCCCGAGCGGTGGGCGGCTGCTCTACAACTACGTCAGGATTGGCGGCGTCAAGCGTGACCTGCCGCCCGGCTTCGAAGCCAAGGCGGAGCGCGTTATGCAGACGCTCGAGCGGCGGCTGAAGGAATACGAAAACCTGTACGACAACTCGAAAATCTTCCGCATGCGCAACGACGGCGTCGGCGTCTACAGCGCCAGCGACGCCATCAACTGGGGCATTACCGGCCCCAACCTGCGCAGTGCCGGGGTCCCATTTGACCTGCGGCAGGCCGACTCCTATGATGCCTATCCTGAGCTGGACTTCGAGCCAGTCACCAACACGGCCGCTGGCGGTGGTAGTGACTGCTTCAGTCGCTACCGGCAGCGCGTCGACGAGATGCACCAGTCGATGGACCTCGTGCGCCAGACACTGGCGAAGATGCCGGAAGGCAAGGTGATGGCCGACAGCGTCCCCCTGCGCGCCAGCGGCGAGGCGTTCCGGCGCACCGAGGATTCGCGGGGTGAGGCGCTGATGTACCTCGTTGGGGACGGCAGCGACCGCCCCTATCGCTGGAAGATTCGCAGCCCCATGTTCACCACCGTTTCGGCGGCGCCACATTTCCTGAAAGGCTACAAGGTAGCTGACGTGCCAGCCATCATGGGCAGCATTGACATGTGCATCGGGGAGACTGACAAATGA
- a CDS encoding NADH-quinone oxidoreductase subunit H, with protein MTSLYDWSYWFCEAWLVPLITPLLYFQEHIMPPFSNPAGDMARWMESDPGLNVLAWSIVVNVALMIGFTNVIIVVYLERKIAGRIMDRRGPMLAFNSLKEIASDLAGYAPEYNWKTTTYAGIGILQNVADGIKFFCKEIIVPDKADRLLYTIGPVIFISSSILLLVMVPFSPRIAASSAPLGLLVVMAAFSIAPIGVLTTGWACNNKYTLIGGMRSAAQLMAYEIPLLLSMAGVFLIAGSYNPMDIVAQQEGLWNVVPQFLGFIVFIVCMLAEVERVPFDLPEAEAELVEGWTTEIGGLRLGLVFAAEYIRGFVGAMIATILFLGGWAGPFLPGEIWFLLKVYGILMFFIILRWTVPRIRTDQILLLGWKRLLPLSLINLALAILYVEVF; from the coding sequence ATGACCTCGCTCTACGACTGGAGCTACTGGTTCTGCGAGGCGTGGCTGGTGCCGCTGATAACGCCGCTGCTCTACTTCCAGGAACACATTATGCCGCCCTTCAGCAACCCTGCTGGTGACATGGCGCGCTGGATGGAATCCGACCCCGGCCTGAACGTCCTGGCGTGGAGCATCGTGGTTAACGTGGCGCTGATGATTGGTTTCACCAACGTCATTATCGTGGTCTACCTCGAGCGCAAGATTGCGGGACGCATCATGGACCGGCGGGGGCCGATGCTAGCCTTCAATTCACTGAAGGAGATTGCGAGTGACCTGGCCGGCTACGCTCCTGAATACAACTGGAAGACCACGACCTACGCCGGCATCGGAATCCTGCAGAATGTTGCCGACGGCATCAAGTTCTTCTGCAAGGAAATTATCGTCCCCGACAAGGCCGACCGCCTGCTCTATACTATCGGGCCGGTGATTTTCATCTCCTCGAGCATCCTGTTGCTGGTGATGGTTCCCTTCTCGCCTCGCATTGCTGCCTCATCGGCGCCACTGGGGCTGCTGGTGGTGATGGCCGCCTTCTCGATTGCCCCCATCGGAGTGCTGACGACCGGCTGGGCCTGCAACAACAAGTACACGCTCATCGGCGGGATGCGCTCGGCGGCGCAGCTGATGGCGTACGAAATCCCGCTGCTGTTATCGATGGCGGGCGTCTTCCTCATCGCCGGCTCGTATAATCCGATGGATATCGTGGCGCAGCAGGAGGGGTTGTGGAACGTCGTTCCTCAGTTCCTCGGCTTTATCGTATTCATCGTCTGCATGCTGGCCGAAGTCGAGCGTGTGCCGTTCGACCTGCCCGAGGCGGAAGCGGAGCTGGTCGAGGGGTGGACCACCGAAATCGGCGGCCTGCGGCTGGGCCTTGTTTTCGCGGCGGAATACATTCGCGGTTTCGTGGGAGCCATGATTGCAACCATCCTGTTCCTGGGCGGCTGGGCCGGGCCGTTTCTGCCCGGCGAAATCTGGTTCCTGCTCAAGGTGTACGGTATCCTGATGTTCTTCATTATCCTGCGCTGGACCGTGCCACGCATCCGCACCGACCAGATTCTGCTGCTGGGCTGGAAGCGCTTGCTGCCACTCTCGCTGATTAACCTCGCCCTTGCCATTCTCTACGTGGAGGTCTTCTAA
- a CDS encoding 4Fe-4S binding protein, translating into MPEATKTPGLIQLIFSPFIVTLKQMLKATFGRPQTTMYPLERRELPPTYRGMNAVIWDLCIGCGICAEVCPNRCLKMKPETLDDEEQARAWYGSHLAKRKSKPERPAINFGHCMFCGFCEAYCPTGAMTMTDFYEMADTTREGLIYPARSLKVDMESLPQLPLTNYMMESPVLFADTCIGCRKCVDNCPTNCIIMDTGPKEREKRDGSKHNIPVPYFDYTICIGCSTCVKVCPVDCLHMEPIADSTSSGLQPAEAA; encoded by the coding sequence ATGCCCGAAGCAACGAAGACACCTGGCCTGATTCAGTTAATTTTCAGCCCCTTCATCGTCACCCTCAAGCAAATGTTGAAGGCCACTTTCGGACGGCCGCAGACGACCATGTACCCGCTCGAGCGACGCGAGCTGCCGCCCACTTACCGCGGGATGAACGCCGTCATCTGGGACCTCTGCATCGGCTGCGGTATTTGCGCCGAAGTCTGTCCGAATCGCTGCCTCAAGATGAAGCCCGAGACGCTCGATGACGAAGAGCAGGCACGCGCCTGGTACGGCTCGCACCTCGCCAAGCGCAAGTCCAAGCCGGAACGGCCGGCCATCAACTTCGGTCACTGCATGTTCTGCGGCTTCTGCGAGGCTTACTGCCCTACGGGGGCGATGACTATGACCGACTTCTACGAGATGGCCGATACGACGCGCGAGGGGCTCATCTACCCCGCGCGGTCACTCAAGGTAGATATGGAGTCGCTGCCGCAACTCCCACTCACTAACTACATGATGGAGTCGCCCGTGCTCTTCGCCGATACCTGCATCGGCTGCCGCAAGTGCGTCGACAACTGCCCCACAAACTGCATCATCATGGATACCGGTCCCAAGGAGCGGGAGAAGCGCGACGGTTCCAAGCACAACATCCCGGTTCCCTACTTCGACTACACCATCTGCATCGGCTGCTCGACCTGCGTCAAGGTCTGCCCGGTCGACTGCCTGCACATGGAACCGATTGCCGACTCCACCTCGAGTGGACTCCAGCCGGCGGAGGCAGCCTGA
- a CDS encoding NADH-quinone oxidoreductase subunit J — MDLALIVFWLLAASILAAAWAVVTGSDIVHSVVWLATVFLLTAGIFILAGAEFLAVIQVLVYVGAVSVVILFGIMLTRRTLPGGENG, encoded by the coding sequence ATGGACCTGGCGCTGATTGTCTTCTGGCTTCTCGCAGCAAGTATTCTTGCGGCAGCCTGGGCGGTCGTGACTGGCAGCGACATCGTCCATTCGGTGGTCTGGCTGGCGACAGTCTTCCTGCTTACCGCCGGCATTTTCATTCTCGCTGGCGCCGAGTTTCTGGCGGTCATCCAGGTACTGGTCTACGTCGGTGCCGTTTCGGTTGTAATCCTGTTCGGTATCATGCTCACGCGGCGTACGCTGCCGGGAGGCGAAAATGGCTGA
- the nuoK gene encoding NADH-quinone oxidoreductase subunit NuoK produces the protein MIPLIHYVLFSSALLLIGGYGVVRNRNAIVVLMSIEIMLTAANINFVAFAEFWNDLTGQVFALFVIAIAAAEVAIGLAILLSLYKQRNTIELDMLDLLRW, from the coding sequence ATGATTCCGTTAATACACTACGTCCTCTTCAGTTCTGCGCTGCTACTGATTGGCGGCTACGGTGTCGTGCGCAACCGCAACGCGATTGTGGTGCTGATGTCGATTGAGATTATGCTGACGGCGGCCAACATCAATTTCGTCGCCTTCGCCGAATTCTGGAACGACCTTACGGGACAGGTCTTCGCGCTGTTCGTGATTGCGATAGCTGCCGCCGAAGTGGCGATTGGCCTCGCCATCCTTCTAAGTCTGTACAAGCAGCGCAACACCATCGAGCTGGATATGCTTGACCTGTTGAGGTGGTAA
- a CDS encoding NADH-quinone oxidoreductase subunit L, whose amino-acid sequence MLEQAWLIPVFPIAAFLLIIIGGRFETFRYSFVASGSWLALIGVGGSSALSLLVAWEVFTGGHGPYEETWTWFKGATFAFEGGIYLDGLAALLLVVVGIVSFLVVMFSVGYMADEGERRIRYYAEICLFVGVMQGLVIANSFLLLFIFWELVGLCSYLLIGFWYEKPSAASAAKKAFLVTRVGDVFLLFGLVILFNTFGTLRYSELFADPALLAEHATELKWATLCLFGGAVGKSAQFPLHFWLPDAMEGPSTVSALIHAATMVKAGVFLVARAYPLIVHSPDTALYIAITGGFTAFIAASMALVMYDIKRVLAYSTISQLGYMFLALGAGAWAFAHAGGDAYAEAHGYTAGMFHLLNHAFFKALLFLGAGAVIHAVHTQDMREMGGLRKAMPLTSTAMGLAVLSIAGVPFFSGFWSKDEILAAVRHNGEAEPIFALLWMMALATAAMTAFYMTRLWMMTFTGPPNEKAHEAPAVMTIPLCILGAFAVLSGFAIFLGDGFASYVHYGHHALQDDWALLDHVLSASGTHLSVAAALGGIALATLLYYRSPTQVERPERARFILDNQPTAWLHHFLTERLYISRFFDWFGLRCWDVCAAACNRFDLSVIDGVVNGIAAGAIRSGERLRRLHTGFTGHYASYSLGGLGALAILLRVVLPLVGWSP is encoded by the coding sequence TTGCTCGAACAGGCGTGGCTGATTCCAGTCTTCCCGATTGCTGCGTTTTTACTAATCATAATTGGCGGACGTTTCGAGACGTTTCGCTACAGCTTTGTTGCCTCCGGCAGTTGGCTGGCCCTCATCGGGGTCGGCGGCTCGAGCGCGCTTTCGCTGCTGGTGGCGTGGGAAGTCTTCACGGGCGGTCACGGCCCCTACGAAGAGACGTGGACCTGGTTCAAAGGAGCGACGTTCGCCTTCGAAGGCGGCATTTATCTCGACGGGCTGGCGGCGCTGCTGCTGGTCGTGGTCGGGATTGTATCGTTCCTGGTCGTCATGTTTTCCGTGGGTTACATGGCTGACGAAGGCGAGCGACGCATTCGCTACTACGCCGAAATCTGCCTCTTTGTGGGGGTGATGCAGGGGCTCGTGATTGCCAACAGCTTCCTGCTGCTATTCATCTTCTGGGAGCTTGTTGGCCTCTGCTCCTATTTGCTGATTGGTTTCTGGTACGAAAAACCGTCGGCCGCCTCGGCCGCCAAGAAGGCGTTCCTCGTCACGCGTGTCGGCGACGTCTTCCTGCTTTTCGGGCTGGTAATCCTGTTCAACACCTTCGGGACGCTGCGCTACAGCGAGCTCTTTGCAGACCCGGCGCTGCTGGCGGAGCACGCGACCGAACTGAAGTGGGCTACGCTCTGCCTTTTCGGTGGCGCGGTCGGCAAGAGCGCGCAGTTCCCGCTGCACTTCTGGCTGCCCGACGCGATGGAAGGCCCGTCGACGGTCAGCGCGCTGATTCACGCCGCGACGATGGTCAAGGCGGGCGTATTCCTCGTCGCGCGAGCATATCCTCTGATTGTCCACTCGCCCGACACGGCGCTCTACATCGCGATTACGGGCGGCTTCACGGCCTTCATCGCCGCCAGTATGGCGCTGGTGATGTATGACATCAAGCGCGTGCTCGCCTATTCGACCATCTCGCAGCTGGGCTACATGTTCCTCGCGCTGGGTGCTGGGGCGTGGGCGTTCGCGCACGCCGGGGGTGACGCGTACGCCGAAGCACACGGCTACACGGCAGGGATGTTCCACCTCCTGAATCACGCTTTCTTCAAAGCGCTACTTTTCCTCGGCGCCGGTGCGGTCATTCACGCAGTGCACACGCAGGACATGCGCGAGATGGGCGGTTTGCGCAAGGCGATGCCACTCACCTCGACCGCGATGGGACTCGCCGTCCTGTCGATAGCGGGCGTGCCGTTCTTCTCCGGGTTCTGGTCCAAGGACGAAATCCTCGCTGCGGTGCGCCATAACGGCGAAGCGGAGCCGATTTTCGCGCTGCTCTGGATGATGGCGCTCGCGACGGCGGCGATGACTGCCTTCTACATGACCCGTTTATGGATGATGACTTTTACCGGCCCCCCGAATGAAAAGGCGCACGAAGCGCCGGCGGTGATGACGATACCGCTCTGCATCCTCGGGGCGTTCGCCGTACTTTCGGGCTTCGCTATATTCCTCGGCGATGGTTTCGCCAGCTATGTCCACTACGGCCACCACGCACTCCAGGATGACTGGGCGCTGCTCGACCACGTGTTGTCCGCCAGCGGAACGCACCTGTCGGTCGCGGCTGCGCTGGGCGGCATCGCGTTGGCTACCTTGCTCTACTACCGCTCGCCCACGCAGGTTGAGCGGCCCGAGCGCGCGCGCTTCATCCTCGATAACCAGCCAACGGCATGGCTGCACCACTTCCTGACCGAGCGGCTCTACATTTCGCGCTTCTTCGACTGGTTCGGCCTTCGCTGCTGGGATGTCTGCGCAGCGGCGTGTAATCGCTTCGACCTTTCCGTGATTGATGGTGTGGTGAACGGCATCGCCGCCGGGGCAATCCGCAGTGGCGAGCGATTGCGGCGGCTGCACACCGGCTTCACGGGCCATTACGCTTCCTACTCGCTTGGCGGCCTCGGCGCGCTGGCGATACTGCTACGGGTGGTACTGCCACTGGTGGGTTGGTCACCGTGA
- a CDS encoding NADH-quinone oxidoreductase subunit M, with the protein MKRILSLLLLLVLLPAAAAETQTILVTQSADGSSYYFEPAVLQVAVNDTVVFVWDNGSHNVAQVSDAEATLYESGFRSGDPVVGGDWTLPAEYTATDGTLEYVCEPHVSMDMRGTIIVGSGAAPVPEMALSFGEFPWLSYLLLLPLIGTLWCWGFRNNPGAPRFIALGTTLATFLLSLIIFTKTGSGSGYRLMEEYVWSSRFGVSLLLGVDGLSAPMVLLTGILGPLTVLFAWEERKQPALFFGLLLLLQTAMLGVFVTLDYFVFYLFWEVVLIPMFFLIAIWGGPERRYAAYKFFIYTFTASLVMLVGFMALYFESGAQSFSMIEIAKHSGSFAPAFQKWVFAALFVGFAVKMPMVPFHTWLPDAHVEAPTAGSIVLAGIMLKLGLYGLMRAALAPLPLGAEYFVPVMVVLAIVSIIYGAVLSLAQTDLKKLVAYSSISHMGVALLGVATLTELGMAGAVFMMFAHGLLSPAMFMVAGMLLHQVGTRDIPKLGGLAQKQPFTATLVVIIFLGSLGLPGMATFVAELAVFIAFFESHGYLLLLPIFGMVLTAGYHLWALQRSIFGPLTEQVDVTKVHEAPWYEQWPMFTIVALAVLFGVLPQLLMEPVTVACYDILRLMGVA; encoded by the coding sequence GTGAAGCGCATTCTCAGCCTACTGCTTTTGCTGGTGCTGCTGCCGGCTGCAGCGGCCGAGACGCAGACTATCCTGGTGACGCAATCGGCCGACGGCAGTTCATACTACTTCGAGCCAGCGGTACTACAAGTCGCAGTCAACGACACCGTGGTATTTGTCTGGGACAACGGCTCGCACAATGTTGCGCAAGTTTCCGATGCCGAAGCCACGCTTTACGAGTCGGGCTTCCGCTCAGGAGATCCTGTAGTAGGAGGCGACTGGACGCTACCGGCTGAATACACCGCGACTGACGGCACACTGGAATACGTGTGTGAGCCGCACGTGTCTATGGACATGCGCGGCACTATAATCGTCGGCAGCGGCGCCGCGCCGGTGCCGGAGATGGCCCTGAGCTTCGGAGAGTTCCCGTGGCTCAGCTACCTGTTGTTACTGCCGCTGATTGGCACGCTCTGGTGCTGGGGCTTCCGTAACAATCCGGGAGCGCCGCGCTTCATCGCACTCGGCACGACCTTGGCAACCTTTCTGCTCTCGCTCATTATTTTTACAAAGACGGGCTCTGGCAGCGGCTACCGGCTGATGGAAGAGTATGTCTGGTCTTCCCGATTCGGCGTTTCGCTGTTACTGGGAGTAGACGGCCTTAGCGCACCGATGGTGCTGCTGACCGGCATCCTGGGGCCGCTCACAGTGCTCTTTGCGTGGGAAGAACGGAAGCAGCCGGCGCTGTTCTTCGGGCTGCTGCTGCTGTTGCAGACCGCGATGCTAGGCGTTTTCGTGACGCTGGACTACTTTGTCTTCTACCTCTTCTGGGAAGTCGTACTGATACCGATGTTCTTCCTAATTGCCATTTGGGGCGGCCCTGAGCGGCGCTACGCTGCCTACAAGTTCTTCATCTACACCTTCACCGCTTCGCTGGTGATGCTGGTGGGTTTCATGGCGCTCTACTTCGAGAGCGGCGCGCAAAGCTTTTCGATGATTGAAATCGCGAAGCATTCCGGCAGCTTCGCCCCCGCTTTCCAGAAGTGGGTCTTTGCAGCTCTTTTCGTGGGTTTCGCGGTCAAGATGCCGATGGTCCCGTTCCACACTTGGCTCCCCGATGCGCATGTCGAAGCGCCGACGGCCGGCTCAATCGTGCTGGCTGGTATCATGCTGAAGCTCGGCCTTTACGGACTGATGCGCGCTGCGCTGGCGCCACTTCCGCTCGGTGCGGAATATTTCGTGCCGGTGATGGTCGTGCTGGCGATTGTTTCCATAATCTACGGGGCAGTCCTCTCCCTCGCGCAGACCGACTTGAAAAAGCTGGTTGCCTATTCCAGCATCTCGCACATGGGCGTCGCGCTGCTGGGCGTCGCGACGCTTACCGAACTGGGGATGGCGGGCGCGGTCTTCATGATGTTCGCGCACGGCCTGCTCAGTCCCGCGATGTTCATGGTTGCCGGAATGCTGCTGCACCAAGTCGGAACGCGCGACATTCCGAAACTGGGTGGGCTGGCACAGAAACAGCCCTTTACTGCGACGCTGGTCGTCATAATTTTCCTCGGGAGCCTTGGATTGCCAGGAATGGCTACCTTCGTGGCGGAACTTGCAGTATTTATAGCGTTTTTCGAGAGCCACGGCTATCTGTTGCTGCTCCCGATTTTTGGAATGGTTCTCACTGCAGGTTACCATCTCTGGGCGTTGCAGCGCTCGATTTTCGGTCCACTCACCGAGCAGGTAGATGTCACGAAGGTGCACGAAGCGCCATGGTATGAGCAGTGGCCGATGTTCACCATTGTTGCACTGGCGGTGCTCTTCGGCGTGCTGCCGCAGCTGCTGATGGAGCCGGTGACGGTAGCGTGCTACGACATCCTGCGACTGATGGGGGTAGCGTGA